The following are from one region of the Salvia hispanica cultivar TCC Black 2014 chromosome 1, UniMelb_Shisp_WGS_1.0, whole genome shotgun sequence genome:
- the LOC125221537 gene encoding ABSCISIC ACID-INSENSITIVE 5-like protein 6, whose amino-acid sequence MKVTLHETLRDLILHKAYTMELEAEVAKLKEENEQLQKKQAEIMEVQKNQALEMVKQQSGAKRQCLRRTQTGPW is encoded by the exons ATGAAAGTTACTCTTCATGAGACGCTTAGAGATCTCATTTTGCACAAG GCTTACACCATGGAGTTGGAAGCAGAAGTTGCTAAATTAAAGGAGGAAAATGAACAATTGCAGAAGAAACAGGCGGAGATAATGGAAGTGCAGAAGAATCAG GCGCTGGAGATGGTGAAACAGCAGAGTGGGGCGAAGAGGCAGTGCTTGAGAAGGACACAAACTGGGCCGTGGTAA
- the LOC125200030 gene encoding uncharacterized protein LOC125200030 produces MLGTNAAEQERWRRRLRLRGPAADTTSDVCPREHDVAHERLFADYFAEHPRWGPNVFHRRFRMSRDLFLRIVHTLEGRDEYWEDDIGRPGLTPLQKCTVAIRQLAYGTTTDMFDEFLHVGETTGRDCLKNFCKIVVEAFGDTYLRRPTADDCQSLMRMHETVHGFPGMLGSIDCMHWQ; encoded by the coding sequence ATGCTTGGCACAAATGCAGCGGAGCAGgagcggtggcggcggcggctgcGGTTGCGCGGTCCCGCGGCCGATACGACGTCGGACGTATGTCCCCGCGAGCACGATGTAGCTCACGAACGTCTGTTCGCAGATTATTTTGCCGAGCATCCACGGTGGGGCCCGAATGTTTTTCACCGCCGTTTTAGAATGAGCCGAGATCTTTTTCTCCGCATTGTGCACACGTTGGAGGGACGTGATGAGTATTGGGAAGATGACATCGGCAGACCCGGACTTACGCCGTTGCAAAAGTGCACGGTTGCGATccggcagttggcctacggcacCACAacggatatgttcgacgagttCCTTCACGTCGGGGAGACAACTGGCCGCGATTGTCTGAAGAATTTTTGTAAGATAGTTGTGGAGGCTTTTGGCGACACATATTTGCGACGCCCGACTGCTGATGATTGCCAGAGCCTGATGAGGATGCACGAGACGGTGCACGGCTTCCCTGGGATGCTAGGGAGCATCGATTGTATGCACTGGCAGTGA
- the LOC125200039 gene encoding putative disease resistance protein RGA3: MAEAFLQLVLDNLSSLINEEIGLILGVNDEMKKLCSTLTTIQAVLEDAEDKQIESKPIRNWLQKLTVLAYEIDDILDECNTHVSKLNHSHSKLSRYSLKKLLYRHNIARRMKQVNEKVEVVAAERAKFHLREFSLDRPREVALASPETASLLDEPGKIQGREEDKDKIVKILVNDVKEKHEMSVLPIIGVGGLGKTTLARLVFNDPLVKEHFEVRIWVCVSDNFEMKTLVKAMIESTTRGSGEVSHLQHLDAAERHLCELLSKKRYLIVMDDVRNEYQDKWFELRDVLSCGSSGSSVVVTTRQRNVADIMTTLPCHWLEGLSDEHCWALMRQRAFGAGEEVSPQLKLIGKQIVNKCA, from the coding sequence ATGGCGGAGGCATTTCTTCAACTCGTTCTTGACAATCTGAGCTCTCTTATCAACGAGGAGATCGGACTGATCTTGGGCGTCAATGATGAGATGAAGAAGCTATGCAGCACTCTCACCACCATCCAAGCTGTGTTGGAGGATGCCGAAGACAAGCAAATCGAGAGCAAGCCAATTCGAAACTGGCTGCAGAAGCTGACAGTCCTTGCTTATGAGATTGATGACATTTTGGATGAGTGCAACACTCATGTCTCCAAACTCAACCACTCTCATTCCAAACTCAGCCGCTATAGCCTCAAGAAATTATTGTATCGCCACAACATCGCAAGGAGGATGAAGCAGGTCAACGAGAAAGTGGAGGTTGTTGCTGCGGAGCGTGCTAAGTTTCATCTGCGTGAGTTCTCTCTTGATAGGCCAAGAGAAGTTGCTCTTGCCTCACCCGAGACGGCTTCCCTGTTGGACGAGCCCGGAAAGATTCAAGGCagagaagaagataaagaCAAAATTGTGAAGATTTTGGTGAATGATGTGAAGGAGAAACATGAGATGTCCGTGCTGCCAATCATCGGCGTTGGCGGCCTTGGGAAGACCACTCTCGCTCGACTAGTATTCAACGATCCCCTAGTGAAAGAGCACTTTGAAGTGAGGATTTGGGTTTGTGTTTCTGATAACTTTGAAATGAAGACTTTGGTGAAGGCCATGATTGAATCTACCACTAGAGGGAGTGGAGAAGTTTCACATCTGCAGCACTTGGATGCTGCAGAGCGTCACCTCTGTGAGTTGCTGAGCAAAAAAAGATATTTGATCGTTATGGATGACGTTAGGAACGAGTACCAAGATAAATGGTTTGAGTTGAGGGACGTTCTATCATGTGGCTCAAGTGGCTCATCTGTCGTCGTCACCACACGCCAGAGGAATGTTGCTGATATAATGACTACACTGCCATGTCATTGGCTTGAGGGGTTGTCGGATGAGCATTGTTGGGCGCTGATGAGGCAACGTGCCTTCGGAGCAGGTGAAGAGGTGTCTCCACAGCTCAAATTAATTGGGAAACAGATCGTGAATAAATGTGCTTGA